A genomic segment from Haloplanus salinus encodes:
- a CDS encoding vWA domain-containing protein: MSIQHHQVVDDLKPNAAVRSRISPQRADRLREFILGHLPRGVTVDVVISSSVQTAAVLPVDVDAIVSSDATEIERAQAEQLLAGVDTDYLVMVTGTEADLTRIPLNDQLTADHAHQFGLAFHELLHILKTAITAISELLETEVDVKYHAQVHDLINIVEDGAIESEAIHGENFSDNAGIRLELTRRLHSQTPEDIPDGEEIRYSFWDAVTSCLYDEAIYPTGTTDVLLDEDDSRLQFKSDADRDAFEAIHTELCTLSDDVHAIRSADRSDITHNHDKTASIRRARRVIQTWTDHIQPVLEADKEDEVEQEQDVQVNQQVGGENEGGYQDQSSGDGSDEAAELPETPSDSVAGDDSSSRNEGLQDAEEGASTDGDSQRLSQAQPPTQLPEDFDPTDVSLSREATSDPHQNVFEQPPVTDDPSPTDVDEIDNHGKEDEQNDEQAPSTGEGAQGHHRDDKDVGDAEADEERTDAAQDTGGDSDGEGDVKNKAGGEDDGQAESESEPLSRAQAIAQAADRTRQREQEQQSGNPGQKTETEAPSKSPSPEEDMDDVPRSAASSSIDTQQQNQEQLTLGEFGADTQDNRESANPDTSEGETDDKHSPDGLDEACQSDQADTPTLETASSSAAADTDTDARSESESGSEPEAESDSESGQDIPEGPAHAESSTRSPDEDEATYENALAGDERAAHGGSEREGIDEQALEEELSALADQLEHSARQQAQNGEDQNNGEGGQRGGPGSLEDLDILPISDDLALNREWGAIEEGADRVADTLEMYLQLDRRKNVRRGLSSGAYDSRAGHRLAIGDPRVCKSRTLGNEKQYALVLVLDRSGSMRRGSPPKIEVATQALARFALAAENLGIRVAITDFYRGDARLVKPFSIDTRHVQANLLDTTCGGGTPLADAVSLARELVEAQRDEPLIITVTDDNPSSTDDVIDQIRRSHAPVCSLTIATDCQPGSLSDSASELSRYYERQEAVYTPDRLDDRLDQFASLLAGL, from the coding sequence ATGTCAATTCAACATCACCAGGTCGTCGACGATCTCAAACCCAACGCCGCTGTGAGATCGCGAATTTCTCCGCAGCGGGCTGACCGTCTCCGAGAGTTCATCCTCGGTCACCTGCCAAGGGGCGTAACCGTCGATGTCGTCATTTCCTCCAGCGTCCAGACCGCTGCCGTTCTCCCCGTCGATGTCGATGCCATCGTCTCTTCAGATGCGACCGAAATCGAACGCGCTCAGGCCGAACAGTTGCTCGCCGGCGTCGACACTGATTACCTGGTGATGGTGACTGGGACCGAGGCCGACCTCACACGCATCCCGCTCAACGACCAGCTCACCGCCGACCACGCCCACCAGTTCGGCCTTGCCTTTCACGAACTGCTCCACATACTCAAGACAGCCATCACAGCGATATCAGAACTCCTCGAGACCGAGGTCGATGTCAAATACCATGCCCAGGTTCACGACCTCATCAACATCGTCGAGGATGGCGCTATCGAGTCCGAAGCTATCCACGGCGAGAATTTCAGCGATAACGCCGGAATTCGGCTCGAACTCACTCGACGGCTCCACTCGCAGACGCCCGAGGACATCCCAGACGGTGAGGAAATTCGCTACTCATTCTGGGACGCTGTGACGAGTTGTCTGTATGACGAGGCCATCTATCCGACGGGAACGACCGATGTTCTTCTCGACGAAGACGATTCTCGCCTACAATTCAAGAGTGATGCGGATCGGGACGCGTTCGAGGCGATCCACACAGAACTGTGTACGCTGTCTGACGACGTACACGCGATTCGGAGCGCCGACCGATCAGACATCACTCACAACCACGACAAGACCGCCTCGATCCGTCGAGCGCGCCGAGTCATCCAGACATGGACCGACCACATTCAGCCCGTCCTCGAGGCCGACAAAGAGGACGAAGTAGAGCAGGAACAGGACGTCCAGGTCAACCAACAGGTCGGTGGTGAGAACGAAGGCGGGTATCAAGACCAGTCCAGCGGGGATGGGAGTGACGAAGCCGCAGAACTGCCGGAAACGCCATCCGACTCTGTCGCAGGCGACGACAGTTCCAGTAGAAACGAAGGGCTACAGGACGCTGAAGAGGGCGCTAGTACAGATGGGGATTCACAGCGGCTGTCACAGGCCCAGCCCCCGACACAACTCCCCGAAGACTTCGATCCGACCGACGTCTCGCTGTCGCGGGAAGCAACGAGTGACCCCCATCAAAACGTCTTCGAACAACCGCCGGTCACGGACGATCCCAGCCCCACCGACGTCGACGAGATCGACAATCATGGGAAAGAGGACGAACAGAACGACGAGCAGGCCCCCAGCACTGGCGAGGGCGCACAGGGGCACCACCGCGATGATAAAGACGTAGGTGACGCAGAAGCCGACGAGGAGAGAACTGATGCCGCTCAGGACACGGGAGGCGACAGTGATGGTGAGGGAGATGTCAAAAACAAGGCGGGGGGAGAGGATGATGGACAGGCCGAGTCAGAATCCGAACCGTTGAGTCGGGCTCAAGCCATCGCGCAGGCTGCTGACCGTACCCGACAACGCGAGCAGGAACAACAGAGTGGGAATCCAGGCCAGAAGACCGAGACAGAAGCGCCGTCGAAGTCACCATCACCCGAGGAGGACATGGATGACGTCCCGAGGTCCGCCGCTTCGAGTTCCATCGACACTCAGCAACAGAACCAAGAACAGCTCACTCTCGGGGAATTCGGCGCCGATACCCAGGATAATCGCGAGAGTGCAAATCCCGATACGAGCGAAGGCGAGACCGACGACAAGCACTCCCCGGACGGGTTGGATGAGGCATGCCAGTCGGACCAAGCGGATACCCCGACGCTCGAGACGGCGAGCAGCAGCGCGGCGGCAGACACCGACACTGACGCACGTTCGGAATCGGAGTCCGGTTCAGAACCCGAAGCAGAATCAGACTCTGAATCGGGGCAAGACATCCCGGAAGGACCTGCCCATGCCGAGAGTTCGACGAGGTCGCCCGACGAAGACGAAGCCACCTACGAGAATGCCCTTGCCGGAGACGAACGCGCTGCCCACGGTGGATCCGAGCGCGAAGGTATCGACGAACAGGCCCTCGAGGAAGAACTCTCCGCGCTTGCTGACCAGCTTGAACACTCCGCCCGCCAGCAAGCACAGAACGGAGAAGATCAGAACAATGGAGAGGGTGGACAGCGCGGTGGGCCTGGAAGTCTCGAGGATCTCGATATCCTTCCCATCAGCGACGATCTCGCCCTCAATCGCGAGTGGGGCGCTATCGAAGAAGGGGCTGATCGGGTCGCAGACACCCTCGAAATGTATCTCCAACTCGACCGCCGCAAAAACGTTCGACGTGGCCTGTCTTCCGGGGCGTACGATTCGCGAGCCGGCCATCGCCTCGCAATCGGCGACCCCCGCGTGTGCAAATCTCGAACTCTTGGGAACGAAAAGCAATACGCGCTCGTCCTCGTCCTCGACCGTTCTGGGTCGATGCGTCGGGGGTCACCACCGAAGATCGAGGTCGCGACGCAAGCCCTCGCGCGATTCGCGCTCGCCGCCGAGAACCTCGGGATTCGCGTCGCGATCACCGACTTCTACCGTGGCGATGCACGCCTCGTGAAACCATTCAGTATAGACACTCGCCACGTCCAGGCGAATCTCCTTGATACGACGTGTGGTGGCGGGACGCCCCTCGCGGATGCGGTTAGCCTCGCCCGTGAACTCGTCGAAGCACAACGCGACGAGCCGCTGATAATCACTGTGACGGATGACAACCCCTCTTCGACGGACGATGTCATCGACCAGATCCGGCGGTCGCACGCACCCGTGTGTTCGCTCACTATCGCGACCGATTGCCAACCCGGGTCGCTCTCTGACAGCGCCTCCGAACTCTCCCGGTACTACGAACGCCAAGAAGCCGTTTACACACCCGATCGTCTCGACGACAGACTCGATCAGTTCGCGAGTCTGCTAGCAGGGTTGTGA
- a CDS encoding AAA family ATPase translates to MSSASTASGDTTPEGQVVLSHLVNRLLQREGGNVPVERVALRVSDYVDLSDQDAADLIDEGEDAGIYTLNRSSGGNATITGVSPQGTEPRVITDAFGELRQDTDVDFREISVVTDTINDALQDAGYDDFATLADASVDHIAGLTSTLTESRAENLLKEAATHVPVGLRLAKNAATYYDQRIDPDTERAAARVTDLSLVTDSVGEPLYRSEGWEPDDERGMYVSDIGRNAGSPVPTGLHILDDPDYPSVPKAATHPDAAYDALPVDDNGEVVPLAVPIDPRFQLPLDELIAKKLARGLVPIRVVGPRGSGKNYLLKYLCHKTNRGYQSIDVDRATEPEDLFGPLVPDGDVIVPRNGAVKQGLLNGDTIVINEFPVMQAGAAIALHRLLNEGTLLVKSHGELVEPHPSARMVITMNPPTREYRDSEPMNSATRGRFRSFEQPYIQEVDEEVDTLDRQVNSGETVVDRPTLKKIVQFAHQTRENESWPTLSTRNLTILCEHIEDGVYPKAAVKGVLWGVAEPNQYPEDAYETLNDYL, encoded by the coding sequence ATGTCCTCAGCATCCACCGCGAGTGGCGACACCACTCCCGAAGGCCAGGTTGTCCTCTCACACCTCGTGAACCGACTCCTCCAACGTGAAGGAGGCAACGTCCCTGTCGAGCGAGTGGCGCTACGAGTGTCCGACTACGTCGACCTCTCCGACCAGGACGCCGCCGACCTCATCGACGAGGGGGAGGACGCCGGCATCTACACGCTAAATCGCTCTTCGGGCGGGAACGCCACCATCACCGGCGTTTCACCACAGGGGACCGAACCCAGGGTCATCACCGATGCCTTCGGCGAACTCCGGCAAGACACCGACGTTGACTTCCGCGAGATCAGCGTCGTGACCGACACGATTAACGACGCCCTCCAAGACGCCGGGTACGACGATTTTGCGACGCTTGCGGACGCCAGCGTTGACCACATCGCCGGCCTCACCAGCACGCTCACCGAGAGCCGCGCCGAGAACCTCCTCAAAGAGGCCGCCACGCATGTCCCCGTTGGACTCCGGCTTGCGAAGAACGCCGCCACCTACTACGACCAGCGGATCGACCCCGACACCGAACGGGCTGCCGCTCGCGTCACCGACCTCTCGCTTGTCACGGATTCCGTCGGAGAACCTCTGTACCGCTCCGAGGGGTGGGAGCCCGACGACGAGCGAGGAATGTACGTTTCCGACATCGGCCGCAATGCCGGGAGTCCTGTCCCCACAGGCCTGCACATCCTCGACGATCCCGACTACCCGAGCGTCCCGAAGGCCGCGACTCACCCCGACGCAGCCTATGACGCGCTCCCGGTCGACGACAACGGCGAGGTCGTCCCACTAGCCGTCCCCATCGACCCACGCTTCCAGCTCCCCCTCGATGAACTCATCGCGAAGAAACTCGCTCGTGGCCTCGTCCCGATTCGGGTGGTCGGGCCGCGTGGGTCGGGGAAGAATTACCTTCTCAAGTATCTGTGCCACAAGACAAACCGGGGCTACCAGTCAATCGATGTCGACCGAGCGACCGAACCCGAAGACCTCTTCGGCCCGCTCGTCCCGGATGGCGACGTCATCGTTCCTCGCAACGGCGCCGTGAAACAGGGCCTTCTGAACGGCGATACGATCGTCATCAACGAGTTCCCCGTCATGCAGGCTGGCGCTGCCATCGCATTACATCGACTCCTGAACGAGGGGACACTCCTGGTGAAGAGCCACGGTGAACTCGTTGAGCCGCACCCGTCGGCTCGAATGGTCATCACTATGAATCCGCCGACACGCGAGTACCGGGATTCGGAGCCGATGAACTCGGCAACGAGAGGCCGCTTCCGTTCATTCGAGCAGCCCTACATTCAGGAGGTCGATGAAGAAGTAGATACGCTCGACAGGCAGGTGAACAGCGGTGAGACCGTCGTGGACCGACCGACGCTCAAAAAGATCGTCCAGTTCGCCCACCAGACCCGAGAGAACGAGTCCTGGCCCACGCTCTCGACGCGGAATCTCACTATCCTCTGTGAACACATCGAAGACGGAGTGTACCCGAAGGCGGCCGTCAAGGGGGTGCTCTGGGGAGTTGCCGAACCAAACCAGTACCCCGAGGACGCCTACGAAACGCTGAATGACTACCTCTAG